The proteins below are encoded in one region of Nasonia vitripennis strain AsymCx chromosome 3 unlocalized genomic scaffold, Nvit_psr_1.1 chr3_random0009, whole genome shotgun sequence:
- the LOC116416855 gene encoding uncharacterized protein LOC116416855, producing MRYVELYPWYYMPPSIHTILIHGHLIVQAVVLLIGMFSEEAQECKNKDIKRYRENHSRKTSRTETNMDTFKRLLLSSDPLISLSRKLPKKNHQKLSAEVKSLLVYDSEDEESENESC from the exons ATGCGATACGTAGAATTGTATCCTTGGTATTACATGCCTCCTTCGATACATACCATATTGATACATGGTCATTTAATTGTACAAGCAGTAGTTCTTCTTATTGGCATGTTTTCCGAAGAGGCTCAGGAATGCAAAAACAAAGACATTAAACGTTATCGAGAGAACCATAGTAGAAAAACATCAAG AACGGAAACGAACATGGATACATTTAAAAGACTGTTATTGAGTTCCGATCCGCTGATTTCGCTAAGTCGAAAactaccaaaaaaaaatcatcaaaaattatCTGCTGAAGTGAAAAGTTTATTGGTGTACGATAgcgaagatgaggaatcagAGAATGAATCatgttaa